The following nucleotide sequence is from Roseivirga sp. BDSF3-8.
ATTGCGAAAGGAGTGGTGAAACTCGGTTTTATTACTGGTTGTGTAGTACTAGGCTATATGTTCTTAGATCATATCAGTAAGCCCCGCACCCTCCAAATTTAAGCTTAAATCCTGCTACTGGTTCAGAGTGATATATATTTGCGAAAGCCCCTTCTGGGGCTTTTTTTTATTGCATCTTTTCATTCCCCCAATATCCCCATCCTTAGTAGGCAGGCTACAAACTAAGTGCTTTAAAAGCACCTCTTCCGTATAGCCATCTCCCGTAATGTACAGGGCTACGCATTACTATTTTGCTTTCGTAGCCTTTTAGTATGGCCTATACCTCCACCAGAAGTCATGTGCCTCGCACTGGTACCAACCTATTAGGCAATTACCTTATATTCCCATATCATACCTGTATGTGACTCCCTCTATATCAATATCTTTCACCCTACATTTATGTCACCTGCCCCGCATTTTCCGCCTGGTATTATATAATCCGGAAAGCTATGGTTGCAATGTTTACCCCTTCGCATCCCGGCTTTTCACTATTCTATTCTGTACTTTTGAAAGATTAATTGATTCAAAGCATATGGCGCACAAGACGTATCAGGAGTTAATGAAGCTAGAGATTGCTGCTTGTTTGGCGAAATCTGATGCGGCAGAGAATATCTCCCATATGCCTACCAGGGGAGCTACCCTGGAGTTTGGCCTATGCGAGATCATTTCTAAGTTTCTGCCGCACGGCTGGGATATTGGCAAAGGAAAGATAATTGATAATAAGGGGGCAGAATCGGCAGATACTGATATTATTATCTACAATAAGACCATTATTCCCCCTGCAATGCTGTATGCCACAAGTGGCCTTTATCCTGTGGAAAGTTGCGGGTATGCCATTGAAGTTAAGACTACCTCCACAAAAAAAGGAGTCAGGTCCACTTATGATAACTTTAAAAGGCTTCGGCAAATTGGAAAGGATAATGGAAAGGATTTGCTAACGGTATATTTTGCTCGTAAAAGTAACCTCAAACGTGAGTCAGAGCTTGACCGGTATAAAAAAATTGATCCGAAGTTTAATACTGATCCTGTAATCAAAATTATTTGCGTTTTAGGGCAGGGTTATTGGTATTTTTCACCCGAATTTAAAGGAGCGCAATTAGTGGGATTTAAATGGCGATTTGTAGAAGGTCTTAAAGACGGCTTTGAGTTGGCCTGGCTTATAAGTGGCATAATTAACACCCTAACCCCCGGGCCTGCTCGGTTCGGAATGTACATAATCGATAATGAAAAAAAATTTAAAGACATAGAAAAATACAAATTTAATTCACTCATTTAAAAGGTCCAATTTTCCACCTATCTCCATATGTTTCTTATCAATTCTATTATTCACCCATTCTTTCATTCACAATTCACTCATTTAAAAAGGCACCACCCCTCCGGCCAGCACCTTATCTCCCGACCCCACTCATAACTCAAAACTTTCAATATCTCCGTTACTCATCAATTCTTTAACTCTATTACTTTAATATTCACCCATTCTCTCATTCACAATTCACTCATTAAAAAGAGCCTCCTGCGTGTACCGCTATTCCTTTCAATATTTCTGCCTTTTCATACTAAATCAACTATTAAATTACTTCAGCTACTTCTGAAATAGCTTCTCATTTTATCCTGCATTATTTTAGCCTGGAGGTTAGCGCCTCCTGCGCCGCCTTCCGGCGCATTACCTGTAAGCTACCAAGCAGTTTCATTTAGTATGCATAAGCTCAAATACATATTGCCTGCCCTGTATGCAGGCCTGCTATTTCTCGGCTATATCCATTACTTTGCCTATTTCGCTTTCTTCGATATCAATATTGCCGGTTACCTCTCCGCTACAGATATACTATTTCCCTTTATACCAGCCCTGCCAGCTATATTCGTCGTTGTCCTCGTCATTACCCTACTACTCACCGGCACCCTGCTGCGCGCCGGTAATATGTACGATACCCGGCGCAGGCCCTCACTGTTTTGGTTAGCCAATCATGGCAAGGTCATATATCAGCGTCTATCCAACCGCTATAATGCCTATAGCTCTATTGCCGACCTGCCTGGCCTTCTCCGGTATGCGTTATTGTATGTTATCAGCTTTCTTTTGCTTATTTACCAGGTAGCCTTCGTGCTTGTTATCGTACTACACTGGTCTGGCTTTTTCACCGGGATAGGGTATGGTACTTTTATGGCCATGTTCATCGCCTGGATATTCATCGTATATGAGAAGGCTCGCCGCATGGTCAGGATCAAAGATATCAAAGTCAGGCTTCTTGCCATTACCCTCTTCATGGTCACCTACGCAGCTGCCTCCGTCCTGCTTTCCGCCAGGTTTAGGGCTCGCCAGATGCTCATCGGCACAGAACGCATAAGCCTCATCACCACAGACCAGGGCTTGTATGAATCCTCCGGCGGGTACCGCTACATAGGCCAGTCCGGCAGGTTTATATTCCTCAGAGATACCAAGCGTCAGGCCAATATCATCCTGCCAAAACGCCACGTCGCATCTATCACACTCACCCCTGGGTAACTCCGTTACGCATCAATTCAGTAACTCAACTACCCTTTTATTCGATACTTCAAAATTCACTACTCTACCCTTCGCCCCAAGTCGAAAGAATCGCGTCTCTACCGAACACACCACAACTCAAAACTCACCACTCAAAATTCTGTTACTCTGTAACTTTATTATTCTAATTCACTCATTAAAAAAGCACTAACCACCCGGCCAGCACCCCATCTCCCTATCCAATTCAAAACTCACCACTCAAAACTCTATTATTCTATTATTCAATTACTCTATTACTCAATAATTCTATCACCCATCAATTCACTCCTTCTCTCATTCAAAATTCACTCATTAAAAAAGGCACTAACCACCCGGCCAGCACCCCATCTCCCTATCCAACTCATAACTAAAAACTCACCACTCAAAACTCGATTATTCTATTACTCTGTCACTTATCAATTAAATTGTACTATTCTAATATTTAGAAACTATCCATCTCACCCTGTATTCCCAGTTTAAATTTTGCCTAAATGCCGATTAGAGCGCCTAAATGCACTTTTTGAAATCTTGTTGCGCTCATTATAGCCTCATGGTAGACTCACGATAGACTCATGGTAGCCTCATGAAAGCCCCAAGAGCCGCTTAAGATCAGAAATATGAAATTGTATTATTTTAATATTGCCGGAGAGAAGGAGGGGTGTGCTGGTAAGGTCGTTTTAGTGATACATTCTGGTAATTCAGCAAGATTTTCCGGTCAGATAGCAAAAGAACATTACGCTTTTAAGATAGCAACTTACTTCAATACATTGAATGACCTTATTTAGTAAATCGCCACTTAATAGTAATAACGCAAATAACAGTAAGATTATTCTGTGCTAAAAAACCTAATTTATTACATGCATTATTTCAAGATGATGTAAAAACTTAAACCCTCTGCATGCATACTAAAGTGCTGGTTTACAGTCAAAAACATATTGCATTTTTACAGATTTATATTCTGATAAAAATTTATTAAACACAATTATATTTCAATAATGTAACTAAATACCAAATTTTAACGAATAAAATAATAGAAACAAAGTATAAACTTTTAAACAATCAAGATTATGAATGTAGAGCTCAATGGACTCATCGAAGGCTTTAGCGGACTGAACGGAAACGTTGTTTTTCGCACCCTTAAAGACGGCAGGGTTATCATGGCCAAACGCCCACGCAAATATGACAAAACCGAGCATCAAAGAAAAACGGGTAACCGTATGGTGCAGGCCTACAGAATTGCGGAAGACATCATCGCCAATGACCCGGCAAGAGTAGCCGTATATGAGGTTTATGCTGCCAAAAAGAGCAGAAGCGTAAAACAGGCCATCGCCATGGATATTTTAAGCAAGCCCAAAATCCCCAGCATCAAGTGGATGGTGTATAACGGGCTCAAGCCAGGCGATCTCTTAGGCATAGAGGCCTTTGACGATCATCAGGTAGTAAGTGTTAACGTATCCATTCTCGACAATGGTACATCGCTGGAAACCGGCGAGGCCTTACAGCAGGACTTCAGCGTAGAGTATATGTACGAACTACAAACTGCTGGAATCCCTGCCACAGCCGAAGTTTTGGTGCAGGTTACCGACTACGCCGGTAATGTAACCCGAAAACTATACCAGGCAGATAGCATCCCCTTATTTATTGCTTAAGCTCCCGGAAAGCATCGCCCAGGCGGTGCTTTTTATATTTTCATAAACTCCATTCTTTAGTAATTACTACGCATACATTTCCTGATCAGATTATCCAGAATGACTATCACTACAATGGTCGGTAAGACAACATATAACTGATTGGCAAAGGGTTTTTCCAACAAAGTTATGCCTTCTTAAGAAGAATGCAGCGGTAAAAGAAAAGGCTGCCTCCATACTTTGGAGACAGCCTCTTTTCGGATATTAGTATTCAGGAATTAATTACTTGCCTTCCATAGCGGCTTCTTTCTCGCCTGCAGATTGCTTCTCGTTATGTACCAGTGTCATTTCATCCACAAGGTGGCCGGCATTGGCAAACTTGTCTATGATGAACAGCACGTAACGAATATCCACACTGATCGTACGCTGCAACTCAGGCTCAAAAGCAATATCACCGCTCATAGCCTCCCAGTTGCCATCGAACGCCACACCGATCAACTGACCTTTGCCATTGATAACCGGGCTGCCCGAGTTACCCCCGGTGATGTCATTGCCGGATATAAACCCGACTACCAGCTCGCCGTCCTCATTAGCATAGCGACCATAATCTCTGTCCTCATATAATTCTACAAGGCGGTCAGGCACCACAAACTCAGGGTCAGCATTATCCATCTTCTCCATTACACCGTCCAGCGTAGTGGTAGGTGTATAGTAGACGCCGTCACGGGGCTCATACCCACCTACATAGCCATAGGTTATACGCATGGTGCTGTTCGCATCAGGATAGTACGTCTTATCGCTGTTCATTTCACGCAGTCCGCGGATAAACAGGCGCTTTGCAGGGTCAAGCTTGGCATTCGCCTCATTCAGCCCTGGCTTCACATGCTCATTGTAGTTGTCATAAAATGACGTTACTGCTACGTAAGCAGGGTCATTTTTAATGGCCTTGTGAGAGGGTGACTTCAGGAAGCTCATGACTTTTTCCTGGTCATCAAACATGGAATTCTCGAACATGTCATCTACCCATTTCTCCACGTTACCATTGTATTTTTTGGCTACTTTTTCAAATACTTCCGGGTGGTTAGCCTTGTCCACATTTTCGAAGTACATTTTCATTACCGCTTTGGTTACCTTACGGTCCGTAGGGGCATTGTAGTCCTTAAAGAAGCTTTTGGCTTCCTCTTCAAGGGCTTGGGTAGCCGCCGTAATATCCTCTTTGCTATTCAGCTCCAGCGCAGTGGCCAGGCTTTTAAAGTTATAGGCCATTGATAGTATCTCAGAGCCGCGTACCGCTTCAGACATGTAGATGTATGAGATATTGTGGTCGCGGTACTCCTCGTAGCCATCTTCCAGCATAGTAAGCACATTGCCGTATAGCTCAGGGTTATTCGTTTTAGCCCAGGCTGCAAAGTCCTTTTCGATCTTTTCCTTTTTGTCCACTACGTTCAGTCTTTCCAGGCCAAGGCTCTGTCCCTGGAAGTACTTCCAGTAGTTACTGACACGGGCGTATTTAGAGGCATACTTAATGCGTGTGTCCTGGTTCACGCTCATGTCCTCTTTCATCTTCTTTAGTTTGATATCCCTGATAGCTACCCGGGTAGGGTTGGTTTGCTCAAGCGCCATGCGCACACCGTAGCTGGTCAGGTAGCGATCTGTAGAGCCAGGATATCCCATGATCATAGCAAAGTCACCTTCTTCTACTCCATCCATGGACACAGGCAGGTGATACTTTGGTCTGAGGGGTACATTTTCAGGTGAATAATCAGCAGGCTTTCCGTCAGGGCTCATGTACACACGGTACAGAGAGAAATCACCCGTTTGGCGTGGCCACATCCAGTTGTCT
It contains:
- a CDS encoding DUF6602 domain-containing protein translates to MAHKTYQELMKLEIAACLAKSDAAENISHMPTRGATLEFGLCEIISKFLPHGWDIGKGKIIDNKGAESADTDIIIYNKTIIPPAMLYATSGLYPVESCGYAIEVKTTSTKKGVRSTYDNFKRLRQIGKDNGKDLLTVYFARKSNLKRESELDRYKKIDPKFNTDPVIKIICVLGQGYWYFSPEFKGAQLVGFKWRFVEGLKDGFELAWLISGIINTLTPGPARFGMYIIDNEKKFKDIEKYKFNSLI
- a CDS encoding S46 family peptidase, with the protein product MIKRLFVFLSATFIAISGFANEGMYLPIHFKQLLQEGELQGLELTADDIYNINNSSLKDAIVSMGRGFCTGEIISSQGLLLTNHHCAYGDIQSHSSVEHDYLADGFWAMNKEQELPNEGLYVRFLKRITNVTDDVLNGIDPATSGEERMNLVAQRQSQIIEKAESKSDYTAEVKTFYEGNEYYLFEYEVYNDVRLVGAPPESIGKFGGDTDNWMWPRQTGDFSLYRVYMSPDGKPADYSPENVPLRPKYHLPVSMDGVEEGDFAMIMGYPGSTDRYLTSYGVRMALEQTNPTRVAIRDIKLKKMKEDMSVNQDTRIKYASKYARVSNYWKYFQGQSLGLERLNVVDKKEKIEKDFAAWAKTNNPELYGNVLTMLEDGYEEYRDHNISYIYMSEAVRGSEILSMAYNFKSLATALELNSKEDITAATQALEEEAKSFFKDYNAPTDRKVTKAVMKMYFENVDKANHPEVFEKVAKKYNGNVEKWVDDMFENSMFDDQEKVMSFLKSPSHKAIKNDPAYVAVTSFYDNYNEHVKPGLNEANAKLDPAKRLFIRGLREMNSDKTYYPDANSTMRITYGYVGGYEPRDGVYYTPTTTLDGVMEKMDNADPEFVVPDRLVELYEDRDYGRYANEDGELVVGFISGNDITGGNSGSPVINGKGQLIGVAFDGNWEAMSGDIAFEPELQRTISVDIRYVLFIIDKFANAGHLVDEMTLVHNEKQSAGEKEAAMEGK